Below is a window of Polyangiaceae bacterium DNA.
AGGCAGGCCGGGCCGCCGCCGTTCTTCATGGAAGCGTTCACGTCCACGAAGACCACGCGATCGACGGGGGTGGGCTCGGCGACCAGCCGGTCCAGGAAGCGCCGCGCGGGCGCCGAGCTCTCGGCTTCTTTGGGGGCGACCAGCGCCAGCCTGCCGCCCGCGAGCGCGCACAGCTCGCTGTTGAACAAATACGTCGAGACGGCGTCGGCGAGGGGGACGTCGGACTCCCGCGCCAGGGCGACGACCAGCTCCGCGCCGAGCCTCTCGCGCAAGGTGTCGATCACCGCTTCGGGGTCCACGAAGGCCCGCTCGTGCAGCATCAAGAAACCGTTCAGTCCGACCGCCAGCACGTCGGTGTGGAAGGCGCCGGCGTCGATCCCGCGCGGATCTTGCTGTGGGAACAGGGTCTGCGCGTCCGACAGACAGTGGAGCCGGGCCAGCGCCTGGCTCGCCTCGAGCGTCTGGCGCGCCGGGTGCCGGCGGGGGAGCGGCGCCTCGCGGAGCGCGCTCCGTCCCCAGGCGAACAGGTGCGCCGCGCCTCGAGAGGTCTCGAGCCGGAGGTGGTTCGCGGCGCCCTCGTCGGCGAACAGGTCGCCAGACGGGAGCGGCTCGTGCACCACGAAGCTTCGCTCGTCCGCGAAGATGCTCCGGAGCACCCGCAGCGTGGTCGGCGCCTCGAGGCTCCGGTGGAACAGGCTCGAGAGGTTCGCCACCGTGAGGTGTACGCGGCCGTCGGCGCAATCCGCGGAAGGTGCCACCGTCGCCGCATTGGCCGTCCAC
It encodes the following:
- the astB gene encoding N-succinylarginine dihydrolase gives rise to the protein MSALGVCCFDGLPGPTHSYAGLSPGNLAATEHAGRVGNPKAAALEGLAKMRLVRDLGVPQAVLPPQPRPDVRALRRLGFSGTDAEVIARAANTDDARLLRLVSSASAMWTANAATVAPSADCADGRVHLTVANLSSLFHRSLEAPTTLRVLRSIFADERSFVVHEPLPSGDLFADEGAANHLRLETSRGAAHLFAWGRSALREAPLPRRHPARQTLEASQALARLHCLSDAQTLFPQQDPRGIDAGAFHTDVLAVGLNGFLMLHERAFVDPEAVIDTLRERLGAELVVALARESDVPLADAVSTYLFNSELCALAGGRLALVAPKEAESSAPARRFLDRLVAEPTPVDRVVFVDVNASMKNGGGPACLRLGVPLTEEERGAIRPRVFLDEALERGLFEWVEKHYRDRLALSDLADPSLHAEGLTALDELTSLLGLGSVYEFQR